tctaataatgtagtcTAGTTAATAATATAACGCTTTTAGTGTAATAATGTATCTCGGGTAttatgatcacaaccatctaatttgaggatccaagggctgagatttacttttgatttttgacagcCATTTGCCATATGGACCATAATGCGCccctacatatatatatatatatatatatagggatgtactaatatgctaactaattttaaagtgctaacgtacatccaaATACATCCATTAATTACATCTAATGgttataaataattacaaaatatttgattttttttattaacaaaaggGTAATTTTGGTAGATCAAATATCATGCAGTTACTGTGTATGCATCTCCTCCTATCTTCCCAAACCCAAcccacttctctctctctctacaattctcactcatcccccACGCCAACTACCTCCGGCGTGCAGCCTCTCCCGCCCTACCGCATCGGAGTCGAGGAAGAAGCAGCACTCTGCGGAGTGGATCTCCGATCTGGTGGAGATGGAGAAGCTTTGCGATCGTGCAATGGGGTGTACACGATATCGTAGAACAAGCTGATGAGCAGAATGGATTCATGGAGCTGATTCATGACAATTTTCAAGGAGATCGCGCATCTGTAGGGCGTGAACGCGGATATGTTGCAGGCGTCGTACGATCTGGTGATGAGGATGGATATTGGGAGGTGGTGACTGGTAGGACGGTGGATAACATGGTGTTGCACTTGAttgtttaaatccagaaatgcagcccaaatcttggccctaggattagatgatctaatggtcaataattaaccaaaaatacggaaggtcataattaagtagttttaggtcatattataagatttgggtttatgtcatgttaagatcattttaggtcatgctttgttagcatgacctaaaaataaactaactatgacctaaaaaggCCCTACGTATGACCGcgttctgcgtttctgtatttaaatctggtcttcatagatcaaaaccctatatatatatatatatatatatagatatatatatatatgggagtgTTCAGATCCACCACTgattttatatcaaatatCCGTGCAGATCTCATCCCTTCATTTTATCAatctatctttatttttaatgtctatttttggtaCTAGGGTTGATGACTTGGATCTAGCTAAtataattgttgttttatCATATTCAAAGTTTTTGCTAAACCCTTTAAGAATCTAAGTAAAATTATTCCAGCCTAATTATTCAACTGTTAATAATGTAATGATGCAGCTCTAGTAATGTCTTTATGCAACACGTCTAATGTAATGATGTTGCACGTAAAATGTAATGATACAAAGCCTATAATGTAACTctattaaacacattaaccaacaactcctaaaatcccgtgccaaaAAAATCAACGTATCATCTTagtcgggacggagggagtaattaagaAGTAAGTGCCTTTCATGATCTGCGGTCCGTGGATGCAAATTTCGCCCGGTTGGTTGCGGGGGAGGGAGCAGCCGGTGTCCTGGTCGACGACCTTGAGCTCAGCGTTGCGGACCACATGATTGCCGCATGAGCCGGACTTGGTTGGTAGTGGCAACTTGGCGAAGGACGAGAACATAGATAAGACCGGCCCGACCTCAGTCATGCCGTAACCCTAATTTATCATGAACCCACctacttattttctttaattaaagaaatagataaagtaacataaaagatatatatatatacatgaagTAGTACTCATCTCGTCCCACCACAAGTGATATGTGTAAGTGCACCTTACACAAGTCTACTTTGTATTTGGCAATAAAGTAGACTCCAGTAAGTGCATCTTGGCCATgtataataatatcataatttctATCCTTTTTTATTCTAGGTGGGTTTGATAGACCATAAGGAATTCAAGATAttagacaaaaataataaattcatggGCTGactaataaacataaatttcctAGTATGTCTGTCCATTATTCTAGGTGGGTTTGATAGACCACAAGGAATTCATGttattagataaaaataataaattcatggGCTGactaataaacataaatttcctAGTATGTTTGTccatactatattttttcgtaagtaatatttagttatataataattcaaaattgacaAAGTATTAGATGCAAGTGGTACCATAATAAGGATTCGAATCGATTAGTTATATATGCAACACATCAATAAGGAGTAATGACAAATTAATCCGACCTAACTTCACATTCTTCCACCTACCTAACTAATTTTCCTAACACTGAATttagagtaaaataaagtaagtcaattagtagtataattctTATAATCTCTACACAAATATAGGgagtaattaaaatgaatttagtGTTTACGGTATTAAATGATCATTTAAAGGACATGAAAAACGAAGTTAGGTATATCagttatttttcacttttcaccTGTCCAAAACCGTTTGCGACACCTGGCTGAGCAAAGCCGCTTCCATCTCTTTACCAGCAGCGCCGCCCCTGACAGGACCATCCTAATCGAGCTCAGGTCGAAGTTATCCACCAGCGAAATTATTATTGACATAGATGTTTCAGTAAATTTAAGATTGAAATACTGTTGCACATATTATTATCACTGAATTTTTCATGATAATAAAACATTCATTTTCAGCCTTAATTCAATAGGCCCTTGCCCATTAATGAGTCATACGGAAAATTTAACCAATGAATCAAACACTATGTTGGGCCATTAAATGCACTATGAATGCCGCTATCtaccaattcaaacacacccttattataaataataaccCTGTCAATCAAAACTCCTCTTTGTAGTGCATAGACATCTCCTCCGCCACAACCAGAAATCGAAGATGTACGGAACAATATTCGATGAGAAGACGGTTGACGTACCGGCAACCGAAGCGTGGAAGCTCTTCAGCAGTCCCCAGCTCTCCAAAGTGATTAAGGAAGCCATGCCCGACTTCATCGGTCGGGTCGACGTTGTCCAAGGCGACGGCGGCGTCGGAACCATTGCCGAGATGGTTTTCCAACTAGGTACCATCCACattcatttcaattaaattccactagatttatgtaattatccgaattaatttaattaattaattgagtagGAGGGACATGGAAATCGCTTAAGGAGAAATTGATGGTGTTGGATCACGAGAAGCGTGTGAGGGAGGTAGAGATTGTGGAAGGTGGATTTCTGGATCTAGGGTTCACGCTGTATCGTGTGAGATTTGAAGTGATAGAGGTGGAGGGAAACGAGAAGCAATGTATAATTCGATATACGATCGAGTACGAGCTCAAAGAGGAAGCTGTAGAGAATATTGCACTCGTTTCCATTCAATCACTCATCGCCATCGTGCAACACTCTGCTCAGTATTTGCTCCGCAACAATGGCAATTGATCTACTATAGGCCGCAACAATGACAATTGATCTACTAATAACTTGGGGCTGTGTGTTTTGCTTTCAtgtttactaaaataaatttctatcCTCCTACTATATATCtctgtattttattttctcttttccatGCTTTTAATAACAacaatcaatatatatatatatatatatatatatatatatatatatatatatatataggggtgcgttaggctcctttgcaccctaagtgtcctatttccttcttaatctcagcccttggatccttgaattggatggttgtgatcaatgcattattagtctataatgttgcattattagccgttatgcattattagaatgaaaatgtgcattattagtctataatattgcattattagccgctgtgcattattagaatgaaaatgtgcattattaaatgacacgtggcattaatctaaccgccagatgacaaaatcgtggggctaggattaagaaggaaaaaggacaaaagatatgaaaaggatttgaatacatcctatatatatatatatatatatatatatatatatatatatatataggggcgcACTATGGtcaataagtgaaattctgttaaaaatcaaaacaaatctcagcccttggatccttatattggatggttgtgataagctacattattagcccaaaatgctacattattagactaaaatgttacattattgtaataaaatagtacCTTATTAGCTAAGTTACATTATTTGACTAGTAATCTACATTACTAGAGgacacgtgacattaatctaacggttacatTACAAGATCCAATGACtgagatttgttttaatttttgacgagaatttcacttattgaTCTGAACAcgtccctatatatatatatatatatatatatatatagggatgtgttaaaatgacaaccgatcttaaaataaaaccataccaccattcctagtcaatcatttgtacacgtggacgaataatcagctgccatgtggcaatcataaaaaatttgcAAGGGTAAATTCACGCGGACTGCAACATCCAATActctagactgcaatatccaatactcTCAAAACCCAACTCCTTCACAGAATTAATCTGTTCCTCATTCAGTCTGCTTATTGCATCAACAAAATACATCAGCTTCCTTTTCACTAGAAGCCTTTGAGATAGATTTTCAGCAATAACaatcttttgctttttgttAACAATAATTAACGCTTTTTGAGATATTGAGGTACTCCTTTTTCGCTTGGATGTTCTTCTGTTTTCtggtttaaaatcaaacataataaatctatatcaattatacaaaGTATCATGACAATAACAAGTGTACTCTTTTGACATCAAGTGTGtgtatattactaaaattatttcattagataTACCAATCACAATTAACAGAATTTCAGGCATTAAGTATGCTTTGTCATTAAAAGgtattttccatatatagttagaacaattatattattactattatgtcaacagtTAAAGTTGACATAACCTGTTGATTATCTTATAAAGTTTATGGCAAGTATACTctgtttatataaatatgactatgtcaactattatttaaacaagCTTAGAATATGTCAATACCTATTGACACACTACTACAACCATACATATGTTTTCTACAGCCATCCTAACAGCCATTGAAACAAGCATACCCTATGTcaatagttgttgacatactACTACAGCCATacatttgtatgttttctaCAGCCACTCTAACAAGCAtacaatatgtcaatattattatgtcaatacttattcaaacaagcatacactacTGTCATTACTGTCAACAGTGTATTATTATAGTtatgtcaatagctagtatatagaatgtcaataatcttaaaaatttaaacaaatccttaactGAAAGGTGAAGcttcttctcttccttttttttcagCTGCATTTTTCGTTGCCATCTATTCCGATTCTACAATCgcaaatcaaaaaaaaattcagcaaGTACTGAATTCATAAAAAACGAAATCGAGATGTTTATTaaaacaccaaaatcaaagcaatatacttaaaatttgaatcaatttcttaacctgAAGAAGTGGCTTCATGCATCGCCGATTTTGACTCCTGTTCCTCAGcttcaattgatttttcaacCGATTCTTTCCGATTTTCCTCTTCGTTCGTCATTTAGATCAGCGAGATTTTGAATATCAGCGAGATTTTGCAGATTTTGAAGAGATTCGAGTTCTATGAATTTGATGAAGATGAGCgagatttgagatttttgaagaGAGATTTTAGAGAAACTTTTAGAAACTGATTTGAAATCAGTTTTGAGTTTgacgattttttttattaatgaaattacgattttacccccttgttgatataatgttgtatttgttgacattttgtttagtttgtggattagtggcccatattgcatctcatttctcaatttagctaaataatctcaacctaacaagaccctatatatatatatatatataggggcgcACTATGGTCCATAAGgcaaattctgtcaaaaataaaagcaaatcTCGGCCATTGGAtccttagattggatggttgtgatcataatatccgagctacattattacaGTATAAGCATTACATTATTAgacgagctacattattagactgcacaatctacattattagactaaatcgtgttacattattagccgagctacattattggactacacaatctacattattaggtaacacgtggcattaatctaacggttacatcacaagatccaatggctgagatttgctttgatttttgacagaatttcacttatggactgatcacatccctatatatatatatatatatatatatatatataaatgcctttaaatcaagaaatacaGGCTGATTTTGAACCATAGGATTAGCTGATCTCATCTTAAGATTAAAAGATCTAATGGCTCCATTAATTTCTTAagtattactattttaatcataaaaaatacgTATAAGCAtagaaatgatattttgtcaAGTGTTTTGTTATGGCAATCCCTACAATCTTGCATTATTCTTCTGTCAATTAAGATTTTTTGTGTGTGATTAATTAGATAACTTATTCAATATcatcaacttcatcttctttacCACTCCATATCCTCCATCTCGTTCATCGGCAATCCCTTCAAACTTTCATTATActtattcaagaaaaaatattgaagattTATTCTTCGTGATTTACTTATACACtagaattttatttgcattgtCAGGTTGTTTAAAATTACTCAGTTCGTTCAGATTTGTACGAGGCATCCTAGTACTCAGTAGTTTTATGTAATGACTCGAATATTGGATTATTATGACCCAATTTACCCATAAGTTGACATGAACCATATATTCGTTTAGTATATGACCCAAAGAATGGATGATGTTTGGGTTATTATTTGTGTATTCTTCGGCCTTATTAATATTGGGTTATTTTAATATGTCAAAAACATGAGAATAATCGTGTATTTTACTTCAGTTTGTTTGATACAAACATTTCGATCAGATTTGTATGACGCATTCTGGTACTCCGTAGTGTTATATAATGACCCAAATGTTGGTTTATTATGACACAAATTAATCATACGATGCTATGacccaaatattcatttattatgacCCAATATTCGGTCGTACTAATATTTAGTTTGTTTGATACGAACATTTCGATCAAATTGTATGAGACATTCTGGAACTCAGTAGTTTATGTCATGCCTCGAATGTTGGTATATTATGACACAAATTAACCTAACAATGCTATGACACAAATATCATTTACTATGACCCAATGTATCAGTAATGCTCATCACATGGGCTATCGTCTATAAGAAACAAGAGGAAAGCATTCCAAGGCCATTGTAATGGAAGTTTTTCTCATCTTCAGCCGTTCCTTTCATTTTTTCCCCTTCTGGACTGATTTTGTTATGTGGTGTTGTATCtgaaatatcaacaaattagTACATAACATTAACACAAACCAAGCataaaaattatgtgtttttccCATAGCAAGTCACCATATAATAGGTGTAACTCCATCATATCCCATACCATTCATGAGTTCTTCAAAAGCATAGTACATAAcgttaaaaaatataactttaaCCTTGTTTTGTGTCATCAATACCAGGCCTCACTTCAGTTGAGGGTTTTGTGGAAGTTCTCCCTTttgattatgaaaaaaaaaatacaattaaatactacCAGATTGAAGTGAAATCCAACCAACTGAAGTGAAAATTTTGCCagattttgtcaattttaagtCAATCGTTGTACGAAATCTTACTAACCTTTTCCGTCATGCCTCGCCGATCCAGAAGCTCGAGTGTCGACCATTGTTAAAGTAGGCTTTTGGTTCACCCACCTCGTCGATTTCAGAATCGTAAATTAGGATGAGGGTTATTGTGGACTAGCCGATTTGTGTGGAGGTAgggtttttcttgattttgtggaagaagaagaagatttgaGGAAAAGTGGAGGAGTTTTCGTTGAAAAGAGAGTGTGGAGTAATGACTCCCAATTAATCCGCACTCAAAAAAAGGAACgacagtttttatttttatttttattcctaTTTACCCCTCACATGACACAAATCCGTCTTATTATGACCCAACAAAAACGAGGAGTCATTCCAGATCATAACCATTAATCTCCAAATCTGACAGTCCATATATGGTCTGTATTTCTGTACTTAGGGACTTCTTTTGGTAGATgtaaaccctatatatatatatatatatatattaatctaTGAAAACTAGATTAAAATACAGAAACACAGAACAATATCATGCGTAGGCAtctttaggtcatagttagtgtATTTTAAGGTCATAGTAACCAAATGACCTAAAATGGtcttaacatgacattaaactcaaatattataatatgatcTAAAACTGCTTAATTACGACCTTCCGtaattttggttaattattgaccattagatcatctaatcccgTGCCTAAGATTTGGGCtacatttctggatttaaacacatacttattttgatcatctccatatatatacatatatatatatatatataggggagcactagggtgcccccttatttagagtcacaacgtacatccaatctggtgctgccatatggcacaaaacatgcaatattttaaacacaaaaatgcaatctagttgtatatgcatttccgcatattgcattttatagtgttgagttttgcattttcacataaattgcattttatattcttaagttttgcatttacacatatataaatgcaatccaTCTAGatataaatgcaatttatgtgaacatgcaaaactcaacaataaaaaatgcaatctgcatataaaaaaatgcaatctggcgaaatttatttatagcttctaaaaatatatattgcattatAGTGTTTACAACATTGCATTttttgtgccacatggcagcaccagattggatgtacgttgtaactttaaaattagttgttatacCAGTACATccctatacatatatatgtgtgtgtatgtattCATAGGGATGTATTCTTAGATCAAAATCCGTGTAAGTGCATCTTATATAGGTCTACTATGTATTTTGCAATAAAGTAGACCCACGTAAGTGCATCTTGGCCATgtataataatatcataatttctATCCTTTTTTATTCTAGGTGGGTTTGATAGACCACAAGGAATTCAAGATAttagacaaaaataataaattcatgaCATAAGTTTCCTAGCTTGTTTGTCCATCATTCTAGGTGGGTTCGATAGACCAGAAGgaattcatgatattagataataataataataaattcatgtgCTGactaataaacataaatttcctAGCCTGTTTGTCCATACTATATTGttcataaataatatttatttttattatgattcAAAATTGACAAAGTATTAGATGCAAGCGGTACCATAATAAGGATTCAAATCgattatttatatatcaaCACATCAATAAGGAGTAATGACAAATTAATCCGACCTAACTTCACATTCCTCCACCTACCCAACTAATTTACCTAACACTGAATttagagtaaaataaagtaagccaattagtagtataattctTATAATCTCTACACAAATATagggagtaattaaattgaatttagtGTTTCCGGTATTAAATGATCATTTAAAGGAcatgaaaaatgaagtaagGTATATCAggtatttttcacttttcaccAATTCAAAACCGTTTGCGACACGTGGCTAAGCAAAGCCGCTTCCAGCTCTTTCCCCCCCCTGACAAGACCATGCTAATCGAGCTCAGGTTGAAGTTATCCACCAACGAA
This region of Salvia hispanica cultivar TCC Black 2014 unplaced genomic scaffold, UniMelb_Shisp_WGS_1.0 HiC_scaffold_292, whole genome shotgun sequence genomic DNA includes:
- the LOC125198836 gene encoding norbelladine synthase-like; protein product: MYGTIFDEKTVDVPATEAWKLFSSPQLSKVIKEAMPDFIGRVDVVQGDGGVGTIAEMVFQLGGTWKSLKEKLMVLDHEKRVREVEIVEGGFLDLGFTLYRVRFEVIEVEGNEKQCIIRYTIEYELKEEAVENIALVSIQSLIAIVQHSAQYLLRNNGN